The window aatagtaaaatattGCACATAGAGTTATCCGGCACCCAATTCTCAGAAACGCAATGGGTGCATGGGTCTTTATATGAGTATTAGCAACACCAAAAAATAATTAAGCACTCATGATTTTAAAATTTTGGATCTCTCACTGTGAGTACCTCATAAAGCAAATTCAATTTAAATTACCAGACGGAATTTTTAGTATTCAATTGTGTTAAATTAGTGCATAATTAGTTTCACAGAAAaacaaaatgattaaaaaaactggaactaaaatttaaattatattacATTACAATAATACAATAGAACTACACGGAGGCATCTGCAATTATCACAAAGTAGGAGGGACGGTAGAGCAATTAACTCGAATACCACTCGTTAAAATAGCGGGTATGTGGTTCGGGTTTAAGAATTTTACGGAGCAAAATGGAAATGGCGGGTTGGGCAGCTCTACCATCCAATAATCCAAAGTTTACCCACACATGGGGTCCCACAACCAGCCACCTCATCACCAGCGCCGCCGCTCTCCGCCTCGGCGACTTCCTCCACCGCCGTATCCGCCTCACTTATCTTCTTCAAACTTCTATCAAGGTAACTTTTCGTTTCTTATGAATTTGCCGTGGCTTGTTGATCCTTGCAGTGTTTGTAAAGTTAAATGTTTTTTTAGCTGTGGTTTCCATTAATTTGATTAAACTCAGTTCAATGTGATTATACTGCTCAAATTCATGATATAATTAGTTAATCACTTGGGATATTGGATTAATAACTAATTGGTGCTGCACACACTAATGCTTTGGGACAACGGGTGCCAATACAGTATAAaagtatatattttaaatattttccattatGCATATAGCTGAATTTTCTCTAAACTATTGTTACAAAAATATATTTGGATAGGATTCTTGTAAACTAGCTCTGCTTGAAAAGTTCTTACCTTGGTTGAAACATCGTGTGATTTGCTTTGATGTTATACATGTCTCCTTATCCCAGCAGTCTCATGAAATTCTGGAAATGCAAAGTTCTTAACCACCATTTTGGTTGCTATACAGCATATTTATTGTCATGGTCATGGGCCTAAATTGAAGGATGTATGGCATAAATGGACCATTGACGTTACTGGATTCAATATCCTTCAATGGTCACAGGATGTCTTATCTGGCACGCACACGAACTTATTATTCTTCAATGCTGATGAAAGTAGAAGGGaattcaaacaatttcagaaGTCATCCTCAAAGTCGTCTAGATCATTCTTCTCTAGTGAAAGAAAATGGACCAACATATTCCTTGCTCTTAACATATTGTAAGTTTAGTATTCTTAACCAAAATGGAGCAAATACGATGATATTGTTTTTATCTtggattaatatttatataaGTCAATTCGATCTTTTCCCTTTCACTGCTCAGAATGAAGAGAAGTGCCTTCTTGCAAATATCCGGAAAAAGTAAAACCAGAAAAAGGCGCCTTTTGAGTGGTTTTGATTGGTATAAGGAACAAAGAGTTTATTGTTACACAGAGAACTAACAATTTCTATCTCACTACAGGGTctatattgcacaagttgcaACTGATGGAAAGCTTTTATTTTGGGGAGCCAAGGTTAGACTGGATTAAAAGTGTAAAATTGCTGACATAGCTTCTTCCATATCAACAATATTTTCTTTCACATGGTTGATTGATATGTTTTGCAGATTAATAGTCTTATTAACAAAGGGCAACTATGGAGGCTGATTACTTCTTCATTCTTGCATGCAAATATAGGCCATCTCATGGTTTTACTTGACTCACGTTTTCTGGATTCCTAAATCCATCTTtgcttaaggttttaaagcagaTGTGGCTTCTTTTCAGGTTAATTGTTATTCGTTGAATTCTGTTGGGCCTGGTGTTGAAAAGATCAGTGGCCCTAGAAGATATGTTGCATTGTATTTGACATCTGCAATTGCAAGTAATAACACGTCACCATATAAGATATATTCGTATTTCAAAGAAGTAATTCCTATTATACAGTGATTCTGATTGCATCTTCTGAAAGAGATTAGGTTCAGCAATGAGTTACTGGCTTAGCAAGGCACCTGCAGTTGGTGCCTCAGGGGCAATCTCGGGATTAGTAAGTTCTGCTTTTCTTTTGCAGTTTTAGTGTACTTGCTATTGCAGTGCATGCAGCTGGGGTTACCATTTCATGCTATTTCATGATTTCTTATCACTTACATTGTCCAACTCTTCGATCTCTAAATCTATCTGCTTATATGCACTCATTTGTATGTAATTGTTTTCCGTACACTTGATGTGTAAATCCTGTTGGCATTTTACGGGAAAATTAACTTGCCTTCTAGTTGTATGTAGTTTAGGAAAAATAATGCCTCATTCGTTTCAGTTATCATGAGAGTACTTGGAATACTGAAGTTATGTTTCTGGCCGCTACAAGGATCTCTTTGTCACAAGAGCAGTCGAGGAAATTAAATAATTAGACTTCTTGCTTTTTCATTTATCAGGTTATGAAATACTGATATCCATGTTTTTGTGTCATTACCAGGTTGGATCTTTTGCAGTATTTGTTTTGAGGCATAGAGGCATGGTAAAAGGCACCGAGGGGGATCTTCGATATATAGCAAATGTGATTGTATTAAATATGGTAAAGTACTATATCATCTATTCAGCTCCAGGCCCATTTGTTGGCATTCACCATGCGGGTGATAGAGCGCATATCTTATTATTAAGCATATTCTCCAAAAGTGTATATTCTTGTGAACTTTCATAGGTTGAAGATGTTAAGGTTTTTAACTTTAAAGTAATATCAGAGTATTCATGAGGGCTGCTCATATCTGTGTTCGGTACCATAATACTTGCATGTTTACTGATTCACAAGTGTCAAGTTTGATCTCTTTTCTTAATATTTCCTTTTCCTTGTTCATCAACTGCTGGCAATCATTTCTCTTACAGGCTATTGGACTACTGAACAAAGGGATCGACAACTGGGGACATGTAAGTATAGCAATATTTaacttcatcatcattttctcaATATTGATGTTTTTTGTTCACCAAAACGAAGAGGAGTCTTGGAGCAATGGTAAAGTTGTCTCgttgtgacctataggtcacaggtTTCAAGCCGttgaagcagccactaatgcttgcattagggtaggctgtctacatAACCCCttagggtgcggcccttccccgaaccctgcaTGAATGCGGGATGCCTTGTGTACCGGGCTGCCCTTTGTTTAGCAAAGCTCGTGCTTTTACCACATTACTGGATGGGCCTGCTTTTGATTTATAGTGACAATCAGTGGCACTCCAGCATCTCCTACATCATCTTCCCTTTCTTTTTGAGGAGTAACCTGTCTTCTCTTCCATTCTATTGCTCTTTTTAGTTCCCGACAAGAGAAAAGAACAACATGAAATCAAGATCTCTGCCCATAAACTATTCGCTTTAACCATTCTGCAAGCCATATTTTAAGAGCTTAAATTTCGAGGATGCAAAATCTTTGGGGCTCTTATGATTTGAAAAAGGATAATTCATCTTGTAAAAGGCGGTTTCCGCTTATTGAAGTACATTCTGCAAGGTCCATGCTTGCTACTAAATCTGTATTCAAAGAAGAGGAAGtaatatgggaagatatttcatTCCTCTTATGGTCAcgtccttctcttcttcttcatacTTCCTCCTCCCCCTCCGCTCTCTCTTGTTCTGTTTTCCTTGTGTTTTTTCTGCCCTTCCACTTTGTTTTAAATGCATGTAGAAGTGTTTAATAAGTATATACATACATCCAAGTTAAATAAGAGCAATGGTACCAGAAGTAGGGGGAAGTATTATTATTCATGATCAATGAAGGTGAATATTGTCTCATGGAATGTGAGGGGGCTAAATCGCTACAGGAAAAGATTGTTGATCAAGAGTTTGATTCACAGTTAGAAAGCAGATGTTTATTGCTTCCAAGAATCCAAGGTAGAAGCCTAGAAGGGGACATTAGGGAAATTATTAAAGAACTTTGGGCAAATAGATGGGAAAGTTTGCACAATTGGAAGCTAGTGGGACTAGAGGGGGAATTGTAGTACTCTGGGATAGCAGAATTTGGGAAGGGGAGGTCAGTAGTTTAGGTTCTTATTCAATTACTTGTAAATTCTCTGGTAAACCCAAGATTTTACTTGACATTTATCTAGTGTATATGCTCCAAACGAtagaagagaaagagagaaagtttGGTGGGAGTTGGCTGGTGCCAGAGGTCTTTTTTTGGGCCTTGGGTGGTTTGTGGGGATTTTAACACTATTCAATTCCCATCAGAGAAGAACTGCTACACAATTAATAGGGCTATGACTGAGTTCTCAGAGTTCATTGAGGACATGGAATTGGTGGATCTTCACCTGGCAGGAGGGGCATACACACGGAGGAAAGGTGATAGGCATGATATAGCAGCAATATTGGATAGGTTTTTGATCTCAGTGGACTGGAATGAAGCTTTCAGAAACATCAAACAGACTACACTTTATAGAATCACATATGATCATACACCCCTGATGCTTCAATGTGGAAACTAGGAACCTGTTGGGTcttattttaagtttgaaaattggtGGATCATGGCTGCAAACTGATGGTTTCAAAGATAGAATTAAAGGATGGTAAGAGTCTTTTATTTGCGAAGGGAGGCCCGATTTTATTTTAGCTTTTAAATTGAAAGCTTTGAAGGAGAAGCTTAAAGAATGGAGCAAAACCATTCAAGGAAATCTGGAATTACAAAAGGAAAATATTCTCAATCAACTTGCAGAATTGGAAGAGTTACAGGATCAAAGGAACTTGAATGAAGAAGAAATCTACACAAAAACTGCTTTGTCAATGTAATTTGAGGAGATTGCTAAACAAGAGGAGGTGAGGTGGCTTGGAGACAAAGATCCAGAGCTCTTTGGTTGAAACAAGGTGACAAGAACACAAAATTCTTTCACATAACTGCAAATGCtcatagaagatataataattttGACCAGCTGATAGTTGAAGGAGTAGCTGTGGAGAACACTGTTGACATCAAAAGAGAAATAGTCACATTCTACCAGAAGTTATATACAGAATCAGAAGTGTGGAGACCACAAGATAATCTTAGGGATTGCCATATGATTACCCCTGAGGAGAATCAAATGCTGCAAAGTCCTTTTGTTgaacatgagatatgggaaagtgTTAAGGCATGTGCAGGGGACAAAGCTCTTGGACCGGATGGTTATTCTATGGCTTTCTTTAGCCATTGTTGGGAAGTGATTCACAATGAATTAGTAGCTGCTGTTCAAAATTTCCATGCTCAAGGAATATTCGAAAAAAGCTTTAATGTTACCTTTGTAGAATTGATACCTAAGAAGGTTGAAGCTAAGGAGCTGAGAGATTTCAGGCCTATCAATCTTATTGGTAGCGTCTACAAAATCATCTCAAAGTTGTTGACAAAGAGACTTAAGAAAGTGGTTAATAAGCTAGTAGATACACAACAGATGGCCTTCATAAGGGGCAGGCAAATTATGGATGCTATTTTAATAGCAAATGAATGTGCAGATACAAGAACCAAAAGCAAAGAACCGGGGATATTATGCAAATTGGATGTTGAGAAGGCATATGATCATTTAAATTGGAATTTCCTACTAGGAACTCTCGTGAAAAAGGGCTTTGGAGAGAGATGGATTAATTGGGTCAAATTTTGTATCAGCATGGTCAGATTCTCAATACTAGTTAATGGTTCTCCAGCTGGTTTCTTTCCTTCGCAAAGAGGTTTGAGACAAGGGGATCCTTTGTCCCATCATTGCCATGGAAGGTCTAAATCATATGTTACAGACAACTCAAATCAACAACTGGATTAGGGGTTTCAAATTGAGTTCCAGGGTTGGTAGCAATTTGGTGATATCTCTTCTTGAATATGTGGATGATACATTGGTCTTTTGTGAAGCTGATAAGAACCAACTGATGATGCTGAGGGTGATCTTCATTCTTTTTGAAGCCACATCTGGATTGCACATTAACTGGAACAAAAGTATTTATCCCTTTAATGAGGTGGAAGAAATTCATAGCTTACCTGGAATTCGTGGAGGAAGGATTGGGGAGTTGCCAACGGTTTATTTGGGAATGCCTTTAGGGGCCAAGAGTAAGTCAAAGGGGATATAAAATGGGATGTTAGAGAAATGTGAGAAGAAGCTGACAAATTGGAAAAATCAGTATGTGTCCTTGGGGCATAGATTGATTCTAATTAATTATGTGCTTGCTATGCCTACTTATATGATGTCTCTTTTTTCCCATTCTAGCAAATGTATTGAAAAAGGATAGATGCATTACGAAGAAACTTCTTATGGTAAGGTAACagcgaaaataaaaaaaattatttggttAAATGGGTTTCTCTTTTAGCTAGCAAAAAGGAAGGGGTATTGGGATTAAGAATTTTAAAGTCCAGAACCAAAGCttgatgatgaaatggctatggagATTTGCAGCAGAAGATCAGCCACTATGGAAACTTGTGATTAAAGAAAAATATGAGATGAAAGGAGAATGGACAACCAAAGCAGTTAATAGTCCATATGAGATCGGTCTCTGGAGATCTATTAGAAATTTGTGGCCTAAATGATGATCAAGTCTAGAGTCAGAGTTGGGGATGGAATGAAGATATCCTTCTGGGAAGACAATTGGCTAGGACAAGGAGCTTTGAAACAACTTTTTCAAGACATTCATTCCCTAAATCAACAGCAAGCAGCAACGGTTGGAGAGGTATGGGCAAACCAAGGTTGGAACCTAACCTTCAGAAGACTTCTGAATAATTGGGAGATTGGTAGAGTAACACAGTTCTATAACACTCTAGAGTAGTTTAAAGGGACTTCAACTAGAAAAAACTGCATGATATGGCAAGGGCATAGGCAAGGAAAGTTTTCAGTTAAATCTGCCTACAAGGAGttcaatttttcaaaaaatcagATTGGGTGCTGGCCATGGAAGATGATATGGAAAGTTAAGATTCCATACAAAGTTGCCTGCTTTACATGGTTATTGGCAAAAGAAGCAGTGTTGACTCAGGATAACCTTATCAAGAGAGGTTATCAACTTTGTTCCAAGTGTTGCCTATGTGGACAAGAGGCAGAGACAATAAATCATCTCTTTTTACATTGTCAATGGACAACTCAGTTATGGAGGATGTTCATTAGTTTGAGGGGCATCAGGTGGACCATGCCAAGAAGAATATTTGAGGCGCTAGCATGGTGGACAATTtgggaagaaataaatcaaaaatattttgaggACAAGGTCAGTAGCatccaaaaattgaaaatgaaatgtCTCTATTTTTGGTGTAAACAAGAAGTCTTAGAAAAACTTGAATCTATTTTTGATGTATTAGAATCCTCATGAGAAGACTACGGACTAGGAGTTTGTTTTGATTCTTGTAGATATGGGGGACTACACACCCTTTGTGTAGTTTGTTATTAATATACAAGTATGTTACCTTCTCCAAAAAAAACCATTGGAATATGTTTTAATGTTTGTGAGACTTTCTTAAGTGTTCTCTCATGAACATTTCAGCTTGGAGGCTTAATAGGAGGAGCAGCAGCTTCATGGCTTCTTGGCCCAGCGTGGAAGATTCAATCCATCTCCAGTGAAGGACGACGAGTTTTTGCTGACACGGCACCAATTTTCTCTATTGTTCGAACTAAAAGGGACAAGTCATAATCCCTACTATTCAACTGCTAGTGCGCCAGCTAATGTGACTCAAGCCTTGACTACGTGCAATTTTACTGATTTTCCAGTACATACGAAAAAGTGGCATCCATTTATTCATACACTTGTGGTTATGATCCAGTTCACAGGTCTGTGCTGTATATAGTTTGCCTCTGAACAGGGACTATGTGACCAGAAAAAAAAAGGAGCAAATTAGAGGTCATACTTCGAGTCGCTTCATTAACTATGATGGAGGCCTGATAAGCTGTATTGCACCTCTGTTTACCTGTCATTATTTAGGGTTTTAGGCAAATGTCGAGGTTCTTGGTAATCTAATTTAGATTGCTGTTGGTCTGTTATTTAATGTACACTTTCACCATGAGACTTTAAAGTACATCCATTTGTAAGATAATCCAGTTACTAAATGTtcaatattttgttattttttttgtttcaaaTGTCAATATCTTATTCTTAGTTAAATGTGTGGAAGAGAATCCATTTTCCTTCCGAGGTACTTAGCAAGTTCAGGTGTCTTAATCGAGTTCATGAAATTTGGTCTCTTTACCGGTCATTATTTAGGTTTTTAGGCAAATGTCGACGTTCTTGGTAACCTAATTTAGATTGCTGTTGGTCTGTTATTTAATGTACACTTTCGTCATGAGACTTTAAAGAACATCCATTTGTAAAATaatggaatttttacctcctatagcaaagacaccttatttatttttaaaaaattatattctatatataccttttaatgtttatagcaaaatatctaattttggttacctcccaCCCCTAAGCTACTAAATAtgctattcagttacactattttctttctctctcatgCCATTCTCTTCTCCCATTCCCTAAAAACACCTTACTCAATAAGAGAACAATCAGACGAGGGAAGGGGCAAATATTCCAGAAATTGCTAGAAACATGGCCTGTCTCTTCGCCATTTCTCTTATCTTCATCTCTTTTTACTAATACCTTGAATCAAACACCAACCCTTCAGTACAATAAGAGTCAGAAATAAAGTATTCTTCAACGACAAAAGTGCAGATCGCAAATTGCAACCGAAATGCCATGGATACGGACACTGATATGATGGAGGCGTAGTCCACGGCGTTGCCACCGCAACCTCCACCGTCACAACTGCATTCCAGTTCGGGCCAAAACGACGTCGTTAGAGGCATGCTCACTACTGCTCGCCAGCTTATCGATCAACTGCATTTTATTGCTCAACGGCGGATTCGccagaaattagggtttgttcttgaacaaagacaaCGAAGTTTGgagctgagcaacttgattttctgttaatatatttcaatgtattttcaatgTATCACgctattttttcatgtatttcattgtattcattgtcttttttttcattgtaattcaatgtatctcgttgtattccatatatttcattgtattcactgttttTTTTCcattatatttcaatgtatcccgttgtattctatgtatttcattttattcactgtctcgctatatgccataaatgtattcatatatttttttttaattaatataatttatgtattcagatgtattatataattcctctgaagattgctatgttttgagggtatttttcggttgaaaatcttttttataactgaaaatacaaaatttgtgtgttataattgagtttgttgagttatattaggagtctattatgttaattggtTCACTTTCAGTTTTAAAAACaatgtaatcccctatttcacgccgtgaatacagtcgaatacaataatctgtccagttgtaatcccatgtttcactccatgaatacagtcgaatacactcgaatacaacaactgattagctggacttacctgattcacgcctatttttgctactgtatttatgaatacaatagcttaaatacatcaaatagatcttataaccacagaaaaggTATTTATAATGCGTAATATAGCAAAAGGTATCTATTGatgactaattactactaaacgatagtgttttatgaaaatttctctaaaaTAATCCAGTTACTAAATGTTCAATATtgggaaaatttcacattagaacaattgggctccctacttttcaattttataactCATATTTCAATTCCAActaactagcccaaaaataataggctaagattcaacatccaactccaataggttctcaaaattactatttaattttaaaaaagatTCTTCAAACTTTTAAGTTAGTTTTCGAATTAGTAAAtgtgactcaaatattaattCAATAAACCAAATTCATTTGagtggtgaaaattagatttttaacaagcttaaatatgtgggtttaaattccgaatttgattttgtgaaaaTTTAGAGTtggtgttatttagacttgttagaaatagtacaagcatgttgtatataaaatttgaagtcatttaatggagttttggactggttttgaacaagaattgcaattgaaaatcgtggaagaagttcgtctacagacgcttgtataaaggtgtataaaagtgtataatagtgtataatgtgtgtttctacactcatatacactattatacaagattatacataattatacaaaaaactgacttcgtcttcttccttgcgtcttttctgaaatttaactcaaatcttgctcaaatctataccaaatcacttcaaattcaaattttgaactccttttgatattttcaatcaattggaacaacacccaatccaaacaactaacaaacttaAAAAatcttactccctccgttccaatttatgtgaacctatttgactaggcacgaagtttaagtaaaaaatgaagacttttggaatttgtgtggttataaaagcttctcattaagggtaaagttgtaactttaagctaaattgttaccaaatttagaaatggttcattctttttggaacggaccaaaaaggaaataggttcacataaactggaacagagggagtattattttcgaaagcaaagctttgaatggttTTCAATGGTATACTTCTACTCTTCATTTTTTTTACATTGCAACCAGGTGACAAGAGGAGAAGCAAAAAATATGCGGTCCCTTGAAACATATATAGAAGATATGAGAAAAGAGCGAGTGAAAGCAATGGTTATGAGAACACAaatttaactccatagcttttagaagcaatggttgtaagaacacagATTTTGAATTTACTAGTgcttcaaaatatgtacaatatgggctAGGTCGGATAAAACTTAAAAACAAGGGTCATTTTTTGTTATAGTGTGAAGTCacgtgtattttcttgtaattcttgtTGTTTCAAATGTAAGTTAAACGTGTGGAAGAGGATCCATTTTCCTTCCGAGGTACTTTGCAAGTTCGGATGCCTTAATTGAGTCCATGAAATTTGGTTCACATTATGAACTAGATTATTTGGAAGGAGCCCTCATTTTAAATGCTTAATTGACCATATAACGTTCAGAGTGTCAGTTTCTGAACTAAGCCAAAGCCAACAGAGAGTGCCACCGTAGATTTATCGGTAATCCCAGAAAAAGAACGATACCAATCAGTAGTTTGGAACAATAGACAGAGAGAGCCAAAAGGCTGCTATTTGAAGTTCAGCACATCAAAAGCAGCTAATTACAGTTTAAAGTAAGAATATACATCATGTATAGTGAGGTTATATAATGTGTTGTTGCATGTTTTGCAGCTTGTTCAAGAAGAACCAAACACATCTTACGACTGGTCTCTCCTTGAAAACCTGCAGATGAGCATGTATCTGAAACTGTTGTTTTCCTGAGTAGTCATTCCCTTCGGGAAGAAACATCTTTTAATGTCTTCATGTGAAGTAATTGTGTCAATTAGAGGCCTGCCACCTTTTGGCTTTGACCTGTGATTTCTTCTGTTCATATAGGGTATAACATGGCTTCTCATGGTAACCACAAACTAATCGGCAAAAGATGCTAAAATCCTAGTCAAATAAAGCTGTTTGTTGCTAAGTAtacttctctcttttcctttaaaGATGAGAATTTCTTGTAGAAAGAGAACATGACATTGTCACCATGTTCAATTAAGGATATGAAGTACTGTTAATCCGAATAACCAGAATAAGCAAAGCTCCTTATAAGAAAAGTCAGGTGCAAAAGCTGTGCAAGAAAAAAGGCGTCAATAGGATACTTGAAACCAAAACAAACAGCTAATGAGGGGCACAAATATACAACAGATTCCTACAATACTATATCACAAGGTCCACACGGACATGGTCATAACATAGTTGCCATGAAAGAGCTTCCTCCTTTTTCACTTTATTTCTTGCTATCTCTAAAGCAGAATCTGCTATAGCTAAAGAGATTTCATTCGAGACATCTTAAAGTCACCAATTCCCTAACGGTTCTTAGACATTCAAACAAATGATAGATGCTACTGCTAGGTAAAAGCAAGTCAAAATGACAACAATGAATCATTGTGATTGCATGAATATAAAGATCAAGTAAAGAGGAGAAACTTACatgatgatgaagatgagatTGAGGAAGACATTAGTGGACGAGATATGTCATCTCTTACATTCCTCATGTTACCAGAGCCATAT of the Nicotiana tabacum cultivar K326 chromosome 7, ASM71507v2, whole genome shotgun sequence genome contains:
- the LOC107769941 gene encoding RHOMBOID-like protein 10, chloroplastic; the protein is MEMAGWAALPSNNPKFTHTWGPTTSHLITSAAALRLGDFLHRRIRLTYLLQTSIKHIYCHGHGPKLKDVWHKWTIDVTGFNILQWSQDVLSGTHTNLLFFNADESRREFKQFQKSSSKSSRSFFSSERKWTNIFLALNILVYIAQVATDGKLLFWGAKINSLINKGQLWRLITSSFLHANIGHLMVNCYSLNSVGPGVEKISGPRRYVALYLTSAIASSAMSYWLSKAPAVGASGAISGLVGSFAVFVLRHRGMVKGTEGDLRYIANVIVLNMAIGLLNKGIDNWGHLGGLIGGAAASWLLGPAWKIQSISSEGRRVFADTAPIFSIVRTKRDKS